A single Arachnia propionica DNA region contains:
- a CDS encoding SDR family NAD(P)-dependent oxidoreductase codes for MMKIQGSTPLAQKNVAFESVASAPHTGAFLTHCRQRPNDEFLGMRDANGNTRLLSGTNLVGATARIGSFLENFLEPQQRILIAIDDGLDFSQAFLGCLHANVTAVVTATSNFTADDWEHRIGLLVEDASVTAVLADESTGRLLNASRFLDMLDILEFDDALKYEGELRDQRPVDDEDVALVLYTSGSTSNPKGVCLTQQALWDGACVHADWWRVQSSDTVSTWLSNAHIFGLHLNLLVPLAAGCRSIQLRSDLFLDDPVEWLRALQAEQATHTGAPNFAFELAARCVADQAPDLDLSSLKAAVCAGEPIRSATVAEFSRTLGSRGFNEHAFCPYYAATETQAITGARAGEAVRELHVDPQALLGGSAIDQPVDQGGRALVSCGRPGSHTTVLIVDEAGRVLPSRKVGEIYVKTRDVATGYLSDPELTSQVFDMGVDGQTGFYRTGDLGVIVDGELFIVGRIRDILIAGGKNHHLADLEETVRRGVPGLPGRTVLVAVDDEQAERLVALQEAVETLPVEDMQDFCERIVSALSMTHGLSVHDVVVVPSEAFAASAKLRRRELGLQYLEGTLPTLYSRRGGFVPRPPLPEDMTLGTEQWLPAPHPAAGQGPRGATLVFLDDDQLRSALATQFRTLGIDGELMWASDMSDGLTGQMSDAELADLARRGGAVNVLHLHALERPGMTGSHQLPLRLLRSCLRVGLSPERIMIASRMENDLARIHVDSWIGFERSLKCILPETRLQILGLDAECTDVAAVVASEWATTEPSSAFYVQGSRLISQQRDAEIGLTGASRMRRGGTYLVVGGLGGIGMALAEHLLTDWSANVVLVGRGAPRPEVKRVLSGLGCPDRILVCRADVSDSAAMDAVVADVLARFGDLHGIFHAGGVRPDSTLAEKTDEQFQAAVAAKTDGTLVLQRLAEQLDLDFVVLFSSSAAIVGDFGGCDYSVANRFQMAWATAPASGRTHRLAVNWPMWGSLGMGEADEASSALSVSMNGQRLLQPAEGLAVLDRLLEQPGHQYSVTVGQQSSRPSVVVTKTASEAGTAESRPAPTSSLPINAQVEWEIKEVIEEILAVAPSDIDSQEPLRDLGFDSVALVELAGMLNCRFDLALTPDVFFSHNTVARLGTHLLEQHADRLETRYGARRNAATNPTRGSLTRRTRSSGQRLVPKDGPVVEASSTDNVATIAKSSAAAWVTEPLALIGRAGRFPGARDVDGLWEILSDGRCMVAEPPRDRAGWWRDGEESIRSLAAIEGPGEFDPLFFEISPREAEAMDPRQRLLLQEMWHALEDAAVGSRELSESRVGVFVGIEEGDYQRVAGDAGTVASNHNAILADRLSYFLDLTGPAMAINTACSSGLVAFHEACNALRAGECDLAVVAAANILATSELYDAMSRAGMLSASGVCRAFDERADGLVPGEAVVAVVLQRRDEALRRGRRVLASVLGSGVNADGRTNGITAPSGEAQESLIRGVLERSGVSADRVGHVVAHGTGTRLGDPVEVNALVSVFGGGSCVVSSVKPNVGHALAASGLVSLVSLVEGMRHELIAPSILCECPSDYVDWDSSGLVLAREGVAWPAGEGARIGAVSAFGFSGTNAHVLLEAGTTLLEELVPAPDEAASGALVLALSACTDEVLTVQLEQLAEWMKRYGNDEAVLPKVAHTLQTGRHLMNHRCAVIASTLEEAIVQLKRAAKGESGRGIHRGVVDRGFEARRHLQQLVDQTLIPDAGPERFEGVSLLADLFCQGYDIGLARQFPGIPGIVSLPGYPFSRDVYWLDGRANGRAIELHPLVHRNTSRLGRVSFESSFDAAPEAIAALEMARVSCLLALGLNSGDVVLTDVQWGGPLSTEMSINVQEGNGSDLEWAFNDPTGRILVQGRGHVSYEESVTQRRPLKSPDVVEAPAPRAYDETTDIGIVQVLATMCGALAGGSSLSLVDLEWTALPAAETKITRIRTRARWTGDTLSGDADLLNEDGEVIGSVRGLRGELRRAARSSQGQCRAGHTDGHGLAARVADDIRQVMASVLGLPTNQIDDGESLASYGFDSLRLTELARELGARLGAKVTPDLFFRHPTIGRLRDHFTAIITPSSSEESEVVMTDEETVGRAVELTGWPTRSTGGAREPVAIVGMAGRFPGARDVDAFWKLLASGTSAVATLPSDRRPWWTRAESSGAPLRAGWVEGPGEFDPLFFEISPREAEAMDPRQRLLLQEMWHALEDAAVGSRELSESRVGVFVGVEESNYPQPFDEQPLTANSNSALAGRLSYFLDLTGPAMAISTACSSGLVAFHEACNALRAGECDLAVVAAAALLASENDYLVMSRAGMLSASGVCRAFDERADGLVPGEAVVAVVLQRRDEALRRGRRVLASVLGSGVNADGRTNGITAPSGEAQESLIRGVLERSGVSADRVGHVVAHGTGTRLGDPVEVNALVSVFGGGSCVVSSVKPNVGHALAASGLVSLVSLVEGMRHELIAPSILCECPSDYVDWDSSGLVLAREGVAWPAGEGARIGAVSAFGFSGTNAHVLLEAGTTLSSDGLRWEQAPSPDYSLIVLSARTEEALDVQLTQLADWLDGDGARVPLPAVSRTLGEGRVHQQCRFSLVATDTADAVEKLRREVRQERPAGSHRGRVRRGFQPNPALARVHAELIAGTPGTGGDELQARLEAIGELFCQGYEPDWSGFWTGSRPEFVGLPGYRFAAETYWVEPPNSCELPASLLELEEDTSTWSIEYQDLFPDDTFVR; via the coding sequence ATGATGAAAATTCAGGGATCTACACCGCTTGCCCAGAAGAACGTCGCCTTCGAATCGGTGGCCTCCGCGCCGCACACGGGTGCGTTTCTGACGCACTGTCGGCAGCGCCCGAATGATGAGTTCCTCGGCATGCGCGACGCGAATGGAAACACCCGGCTGCTCTCAGGGACGAACCTTGTGGGAGCCACCGCGCGCATCGGCTCCTTTTTGGAGAACTTCCTTGAGCCACAGCAGCGGATCCTTATAGCCATTGATGATGGTCTCGACTTCTCGCAGGCCTTCCTCGGCTGTCTTCACGCGAACGTCACCGCCGTCGTCACCGCCACCAGCAACTTCACGGCGGACGACTGGGAACACCGCATCGGCCTACTCGTTGAGGATGCCTCCGTTACGGCCGTTCTCGCTGACGAAAGCACGGGGAGGCTCCTCAACGCCTCCAGGTTCCTTGACATGCTCGACATCTTGGAGTTCGACGATGCTCTGAAATATGAGGGTGAGCTGCGCGACCAGCGGCCCGTTGACGACGAAGACGTCGCACTCGTGCTCTACACCTCAGGTTCCACATCCAATCCCAAAGGTGTGTGCCTGACTCAGCAAGCGTTGTGGGACGGCGCCTGCGTGCATGCCGACTGGTGGCGCGTGCAGTCGTCGGACACGGTGTCGACCTGGCTCTCCAACGCCCACATCTTCGGACTCCATCTCAACCTGCTCGTTCCGCTGGCCGCTGGCTGTCGCAGTATCCAGCTTCGAAGCGACCTCTTCCTCGACGACCCGGTCGAGTGGCTGCGGGCGCTGCAGGCCGAACAGGCCACGCACACAGGTGCTCCGAACTTTGCGTTCGAACTTGCCGCACGCTGCGTTGCCGACCAAGCCCCCGATCTCGACCTCTCCTCGCTGAAGGCTGCCGTGTGCGCGGGCGAGCCGATCCGGTCGGCGACCGTTGCCGAGTTTTCTCGAACCTTGGGCTCTCGCGGGTTCAACGAGCATGCCTTCTGCCCTTACTACGCGGCGACCGAGACCCAGGCGATCACCGGTGCCCGTGCCGGTGAAGCCGTCCGTGAACTGCACGTCGACCCCCAGGCTCTGCTCGGCGGCTCCGCCATCGATCAGCCCGTAGACCAAGGCGGCCGCGCTCTCGTATCGTGTGGCAGGCCGGGGTCACACACCACCGTTCTCATCGTCGACGAGGCTGGAAGGGTCCTGCCCAGCCGCAAAGTCGGGGAGATATACGTAAAAACCCGTGACGTCGCCACAGGCTACCTGTCGGACCCGGAACTCACATCCCAGGTTTTCGACATGGGTGTCGACGGCCAGACGGGCTTCTACCGAACCGGTGACCTTGGCGTGATCGTTGACGGGGAGCTGTTCATCGTCGGACGCATCAGGGACATCCTGATCGCTGGCGGGAAGAACCACCACCTCGCCGACCTCGAGGAGACCGTACGCCGAGGCGTTCCCGGCCTTCCGGGGCGCACTGTCCTGGTCGCCGTGGACGATGAGCAGGCAGAACGGTTAGTCGCTCTTCAGGAGGCGGTTGAGACCCTCCCGGTTGAGGACATGCAGGACTTTTGCGAGCGCATCGTATCCGCACTCTCGATGACCCACGGGCTATCAGTCCATGACGTCGTAGTAGTACCGAGTGAGGCGTTCGCCGCATCGGCCAAGCTTCGTCGGCGAGAGCTTGGCCTCCAGTACCTTGAGGGGACTCTTCCTACGCTCTACAGCCGCCGCGGCGGCTTCGTCCCGAGGCCACCGCTTCCCGAAGACATGACCCTGGGGACCGAGCAGTGGCTCCCCGCACCCCATCCGGCTGCCGGACAGGGTCCTCGGGGCGCCACCCTCGTCTTCCTGGACGATGATCAGCTCCGCAGCGCCCTGGCAACGCAGTTCCGAACCCTCGGAATTGATGGTGAGTTGATGTGGGCTTCCGACATGAGCGACGGCCTAACCGGGCAGATGTCGGATGCCGAGCTGGCCGACCTGGCGCGTCGCGGTGGTGCCGTGAACGTCCTGCATCTGCATGCCCTTGAACGCCCCGGCATGACGGGTTCTCACCAACTTCCCCTCCGACTCCTCAGATCATGTCTCCGGGTAGGGCTGTCCCCCGAACGCATCATGATCGCCTCCCGGATGGAGAATGATTTGGCGCGCATTCACGTCGACTCGTGGATCGGTTTTGAGCGCTCCCTTAAGTGCATCCTTCCCGAGACGCGCCTCCAGATACTTGGTCTAGATGCAGAATGCACCGATGTCGCGGCTGTGGTGGCGTCGGAATGGGCAACGACCGAACCGTCCAGCGCCTTCTACGTGCAGGGGAGCCGGCTCATCTCCCAACAGCGTGATGCTGAGATCGGCCTGACCGGCGCCTCGCGGATGCGTCGTGGAGGCACCTACCTCGTCGTCGGTGGGCTCGGGGGCATCGGAATGGCCTTGGCCGAGCACCTGCTGACGGATTGGTCGGCCAACGTCGTACTCGTCGGCCGTGGCGCACCCCGACCCGAGGTAAAGCGAGTTCTGTCCGGGTTGGGATGCCCGGATCGGATCCTGGTGTGTCGAGCTGACGTTTCTGATTCGGCGGCTATGGACGCGGTCGTAGCGGATGTGCTGGCTCGCTTCGGCGACCTTCACGGTATCTTCCACGCCGGCGGGGTGCGTCCAGACAGCACTCTGGCGGAGAAGACCGACGAGCAGTTCCAGGCAGCTGTCGCCGCCAAGACCGACGGAACCCTTGTGCTCCAACGGCTGGCCGAGCAGCTCGATCTCGACTTCGTCGTGCTGTTCTCGTCGAGCGCCGCCATCGTCGGTGACTTCGGGGGCTGCGACTACTCCGTGGCCAATCGGTTCCAGATGGCGTGGGCGACCGCGCCTGCCTCGGGTCGCACGCATCGTCTTGCCGTCAACTGGCCGATGTGGGGCAGTCTCGGTATGGGAGAGGCGGACGAGGCTTCTTCGGCGCTGTCCGTCAGCATGAATGGACAGCGTCTGCTCCAACCTGCGGAGGGGCTGGCTGTGCTGGACCGGCTCCTCGAGCAGCCTGGACATCAGTACTCTGTCACGGTCGGGCAGCAGAGCTCGCGGCCGAGTGTTGTGGTAACAAAGACGGCTTCCGAGGCTGGGACCGCCGAGTCTCGGCCAGCCCCTACATCGTCGCTTCCCATCAATGCTCAGGTGGAGTGGGAGATCAAGGAAGTGATCGAGGAAATCCTCGCCGTCGCCCCATCAGACATCGATTCACAGGAACCTCTGCGGGATCTCGGATTCGATTCCGTCGCTCTAGTCGAGTTGGCGGGCATGCTCAACTGCCGGTTCGACCTGGCCCTGACGCCCGATGTGTTCTTCTCGCACAACACAGTGGCGCGCCTCGGAACACACTTGCTGGAGCAGCACGCAGACCGACTCGAAACACGCTACGGTGCACGCCGAAACGCAGCGACGAACCCAACCCGCGGCTCCCTGACTCGCCGGACCCGTTCGTCGGGCCAGCGCTTGGTCCCCAAGGATGGTCCGGTCGTCGAAGCTTCGTCGACAGACAACGTGGCGACGATTGCCAAGAGTTCTGCTGCCGCCTGGGTGACCGAGCCGTTGGCGCTCATCGGGCGTGCGGGACGATTCCCGGGTGCCCGCGACGTCGATGGGTTGTGGGAGATCCTGTCGGATGGCCGCTGCATGGTCGCCGAGCCGCCACGTGATCGAGCTGGCTGGTGGCGTGACGGCGAGGAATCCATCAGGTCGCTTGCCGCCATCGAGGGGCCTGGGGAGTTTGATCCGTTGTTCTTTGAGATTTCGCCGCGTGAGGCGGAGGCGATGGATCCGCGGCAGCGGTTGTTGTTGCAGGAGATGTGGCATGCGTTGGAGGATGCGGCGGTTGGGTCGCGGGAGTTGTCGGAGTCTCGGGTTGGAGTATTCGTTGGTATCGAGGAAGGGGACTACCAGCGAGTTGCCGGTGATGCTGGGACGGTGGCGTCCAATCACAACGCGATCCTGGCTGACAGGCTGTCCTATTTCTTGGATTTGACGGGGCCAGCGATGGCGATCAATACGGCGTGTTCGTCCGGGTTGGTGGCTTTCCATGAGGCGTGTAATGCCTTGCGTGCCGGTGAATGTGATTTGGCTGTTGTCGCCGCGGCGAACATCCTAGCAACATCGGAGCTGTATGACGCCATGTCTCGGGCTGGGATGTTGTCGGCTTCTGGGGTGTGTCGGGCTTTTGATGAGCGGGCTGATGGTTTGGTGCCTGGTGAGGCTGTGGTGGCTGTGGTGTTGCAGCGTCGTGATGAGGCGTTGCGGCGGGGGCGTCGGGTATTGGCGTCGGTGTTGGGTTCTGGTGTGAATGCGGATGGTCGGACTAATGGGATTACGGCTCCTTCGGGTGAGGCGCAGGAGTCGTTGATTCGTGGGGTGTTGGAGCGTTCGGGTGTTTCTGCGGATCGGGTGGGTCATGTGGTGGCTCATGGGACTGGGACGCGGTTGGGGGATCCGGTTGAGGTGAATGCGTTGGTGTCGGTTTTTGGTGGTGGGTCGTGTGTGGTTTCTTCGGTGAAGCCGAATGTGGGGCATGCGTTGGCGGCGTCGGGTTTGGTGTCGTTGGTGTCGTTGGTTGAGGGGATGCGGCATGAGTTGATTGCGCCGTCGATTTTGTGTGAGTGTCCTAGTGATTATGTGGATTGGGATTCGTCGGGTTTGGTGTTGGCGCGTGAGGGTGTGGCGTGGCCTGCGGGTGAGGGGGCTCGGATTGGGGCGGTTTCTGCTTTCGGGTTTAGTGGTACTAATGCTCATGTTCTCCTCGAAGCCGGAACCACGCTTTTAGAGGAGTTGGTGCCCGCCCCGGACGAGGCGGCGAGCGGGGCCTTGGTTCTCGCCCTGTCAGCCTGCACGGACGAGGTGCTTACCGTTCAGCTTGAGCAGCTCGCGGAATGGATGAAACGGTACGGTAACGACGAGGCCGTCCTGCCAAAGGTGGCGCACACGTTGCAGACCGGACGGCATCTGATGAACCATCGCTGCGCAGTCATCGCCTCGACGCTTGAAGAAGCAATCGTCCAGCTCAAGCGCGCCGCCAAGGGGGAGTCGGGCCGTGGCATTCATCGCGGCGTGGTGGATCGTGGTTTTGAGGCGCGCCGCCACCTCCAGCAACTCGTCGACCAAACGCTCATCCCAGACGCGGGCCCTGAGCGGTTCGAGGGCGTGAGCCTGCTTGCGGACCTGTTCTGCCAAGGGTATGACATAGGCTTGGCGCGGCAGTTCCCAGGGATTCCGGGCATTGTTTCCCTACCCGGCTATCCGTTCTCGCGCGATGTCTACTGGCTCGACGGCCGGGCAAACGGGCGAGCGATTGAGTTGCATCCTCTGGTACACAGGAACACCTCCCGGCTGGGGCGCGTCAGCTTCGAGTCCTCTTTCGACGCGGCTCCCGAGGCGATTGCTGCCCTTGAAATGGCGCGCGTGTCCTGTCTGTTGGCACTCGGACTCAACTCCGGCGACGTGGTTCTGACCGATGTGCAGTGGGGCGGCCCGCTGAGCACCGAGATGAGCATCAACGTTCAGGAGGGGAACGGCTCGGATCTCGAGTGGGCCTTCAACGATCCGACGGGCCGGATCCTCGTCCAAGGACGTGGACATGTGAGTTATGAGGAGTCGGTTACGCAACGCCGGCCCCTCAAAAGCCCGGACGTGGTTGAAGCCCCCGCACCCCGTGCCTACGACGAGACGACGGACATTGGGATCGTTCAGGTGCTCGCCACCATGTGTGGCGCCCTGGCAGGCGGCTCGTCGCTCTCCCTCGTAGACCTGGAATGGACGGCCCTTCCAGCCGCTGAAACCAAGATCACGAGGATTCGGACCCGCGCGCGCTGGACCGGCGACACGCTATCCGGTGACGCCGACCTCCTCAACGAGGACGGTGAGGTAATCGGCTCTGTGCGCGGGCTTCGTGGCGAATTGCGCAGGGCGGCCAGATCTTCGCAGGGACAGTGTCGGGCGGGTCACACAGACGGTCACGGCCTTGCCGCCCGGGTGGCGGACGATATCCGTCAGGTCATGGCCTCGGTCCTTGGTCTTCCTACCAACCAGATCGACGACGGCGAGAGCCTTGCCAGCTACGGATTCGACTCGCTTCGACTGACCGAGCTGGCTCGTGAACTCGGCGCGCGCCTGGGAGCGAAAGTCACCCCAGATCTGTTCTTCAGGCATCCCACTATCGGTCGGCTGCGCGATCACTTCACCGCGATCATCACGCCCTCCAGCAGTGAGGAGAGCGAAGTCGTGATGACGGACGAGGAGACGGTCGGCAGAGCCGTGGAACTCACCGGATGGCCCACCCGAAGCACGGGCGGTGCCCGTGAACCCGTCGCGATCGTTGGCATGGCGGGACGATTCCCGGGTGCCCGCGACGTCGACGCTTTCTGGAAGCTGCTCGCCTCCGGGACTAGCGCCGTAGCGACCCTGCCCTCGGACCGCCGGCCCTGGTGGACCCGAGCCGAGTCCTCCGGCGCCCCGTTGCGGGCCGGCTGGGTCGAGGGGCCGGGGGAGTTTGATCCGTTGTTCTTTGAGATTTCGCCGCGTGAGGCGGAGGCGATGGATCCGCGGCAGCGGTTGTTGTTGCAGGAGATGTGGCATGCGTTGGAGGATGCGGCGGTTGGGTCGCGGGAGTTGTCGGAGTCTCGGGTTGGAGTATTCGTCGGTGTCGAGGAGAGCAACTACCCACAGCCCTTCGATGAGCAGCCCCTGACCGCCAACAGTAACTCGGCCTTGGCCGGTCGGCTGTCCTATTTCTTGGATTTGACGGGGCCAGCGATGGCGATCAGTACGGCGTGTTCGTCCGGGTTGGTGGCTTTCCATGAGGCGTGTAATGCCTTGCGTGCCGGTGAATGTGATTTGGCTGTTGTCGCCGCGGCAGCGCTGCTGGCCAGTGAGAACGATTACCTGGTTATGTCTCGGGCTGGGATGTTGTCGGCTTCTGGGGTGTGTCGGGCTTTTGATGAGCGGGCTGATGGTTTGGTGCCTGGTGAGGCTGTGGTGGCTGTGGTGTTGCAGCGTCGTGATGAGGCGTTGCGGCGGGGGCGTCGGGTATTGGCGTCGGTGTTGGGTTCTGGTGTGAATGCGGATGGTCGGACTAATGGGATTACGGCTCCTTCGGGTGAGGCGCAGGAGTCGTTGATTCGTGGGGTGTTGGAGCGTTCGGGTGTTTCTGCGGATCGGGTGGGTCATGTGGTGGCTCATGGGACTGGGACGCGGTTGGGGGATCCGGTTGAGGTGAATGCGTTGGTGTCGGTTTTTGGTGGTGGGTCGTGTGTGGTTTCTTCGGTGAAGCCGAATGTGGGGCATGCGTTGGCGGCGTCGGGTTTGGTGTCGTTGGTGTCGTTGGTTGAGGGGATGCGGCATGAGTTGATTGCGCCGTCGATTTTGTGTGAGTGTCCTAGTGATTATGTGGATTGGGATTCGTCGGGTTTGGTGTTGGCGCGTGAGGGTGTGGCGTGGCCTGCGGGTGAGGGGGCTCGGATTGGGGCGGTTTCTGCTTTCGGGTTTAGTGGTACTAATGCTCATGTTCTCCTCGAAGCCGGAACCACACTGAGTAGTGATGGCCTGCGGTGGGAACAGGCTCCGTCCCCCGATTACTCCCTCATCGTTCTGTCGGCCCGTACGGAAGAGGCCCTTGATGTGCAACTCACCCAACTTGCTGATTGGCTTGACGGCGATGGGGCACGGGTACCGCTGCCAGCGGTCAGCCGGACCCTCGGCGAGGGCCGGGTCCATCAACAGTGCCGATTCTCCCTCGTCGCCACCGACACGGCAGATGCGGTTGAGAAATTGCGTCGTGAGGTGCGTCAGGAGCGTCCTGCGGGGAGCCATCGAGGCCGAGTGCGCCGAGGTTTCCAGCCCAATCCGGCATTGGCGCGAGTGCACGCGGAACTCATCGCGGGAACGCCCGGCACCGGCGGTGACGAACTGCAAGCACGTCTTGAGGCAATAGGGGAGTTGTTCTGTCAGGGATACGAGCCCGATTGGTCCGGTTTCTGGACCGGTAGCCGGCCTGAATTTGTGGGACTTCCGGGCTATCGCTTCGCAGCGGAGACCTATTGGGTAGAACCACCGAACTCCTGCGAGCTGCCCGCAAGTCTTCTAGAGCTAGAGGAAGACACGTCGACCTGGTCGATCGAGTACCAAGACCTATTCCCGGACGACACCTTCGTTCGTTGA